TTCTCGAGTCGCTGCCCGACATTTTGGTGGCGCGCGATTTTCTGGCCGTGGTCGATGCCATCGTCGCCGCGCGACAACAGAATCGCGGCGTCCTGCTCATGTTGGGCGGGCACGTGGTCAAGACGGGACTGGCCAAGGTCCTCGTCGACCTCGTGGCGCGGGGCGTGATCACTCACGTCGCCATGAATGGGTCGGCCGCCATCCACGACTACGAAATTGCGCGATTTGGCGGGACCTCCGAAGACGTCGCCGCCGGATTGCGCGACGGCAGCTTTGGCATGGCGGAAGAAACCGGTCGTGGACTCAACGGCGCGTTCGTGGCCGGCATGGCCAACGGCTGGGGCATGGGCGAAGCGGTCGCCCGTGACCTGGCCCAACACGAGCCGTTGCTGCATCCGCAGCTGTCACTGACCTATCAATGCTGGCGGCATCGCGTCCCGGCCACGATTCACGCCGCGCTCGGCGCCGAGATCATCCACCAGCATCCCGCCGCCAACGGCGCGGCTATCGGTGACACCAGCCATCGCGATTTTCGTCGGCTGGCAGCGTCTATCGACACGCTGCATGATGGGGGCGTGGTGCTTAACGTGGGAAGCGCCGTGATCATGCCCGAAGTGTTCCTCAAAGCCCTCACGGTGGCTCGCAACGTCGGCGCCGGTCGACCCACCAACTTCGTGACCTGCGACCTGGACATGCAGCGCCACTACCGGCCGCGGATGAATGTCGTCCGACGCCCCACGCAGGACAGCGGAAAGGGCTACGAAATCACCGGACACCACGAGATCATGGTGCCGCTGTTGGCGTGGGCGATTGTCGAGCGAATGAAAGGCTGAGTCGCGGCGGCGCCGAACGCCGACCCAGCTACCGTCGGAATCCGGCCGTGATCCGCTTGGCCGTATCCGGGCTCACGATCCGCACCACGCCGTAGACCACCGCGCCGACCAGCGCCAGCTTGATCGCCAGACCGGCCAGCCACAAGAGCAGGCTCACCAGCGGCCCCAGCAGGCCGAATACAACCTTGAGAGCCACCAGGCCAACGAGGGCGATCAGGCCGATGGTGAAGAGATTCTTGAGCATGGAGTCGTCCTCGGGCAGGTAATCGTGCTTTCTGACCCGTACGATAGCCCGCGCAGCGAGTTTCGGCATCGGGAACAGTACGGTTGTCTCCCGTCTCCCGTCTTTCGTCTCCCGTCTAAACCCCGTTGACCGGTTAGCTCCTGTGGCCACCGTCCGCCCACCTAGCTAGCTTCCTCCGTACCCCGGAAACCGGGGTGCTTTTGTCCCCTTTCGTTCGGATCATGGCCGAGCAGTTCTATCAAATCATGGGCCGCCATCGCCGCGAGCCGCTGCCGGAGCGGAAGCCGCAGTGGCTCAAGGTCAAGGCGCCGGGTGGCGAGAATTACCTTCGCCTCAAACACATGATGCGGGATCTCAACCTGCATACCGTGTGTCAGGAGGCGCATTGCCCCAACATCGGGGAATGCTGGGAGCATGGAACGGCCACGTTCATGATCCTGGGTGACGTCTGTACGCGGAATTGCGCCTACTGCGCCGTGTCCCACGGGCGCCCACCGGCCTACGACGTGGAAGAACCGTCGCGCGTGGCCCAGGCCATCGCTGAGCTCAACCTGCGGCACGCGGTCATCACCTCGGTCGATCGCGACGACCTGCCGGACTTCGGCTCGTACATCTTCGCCGAAACGATCCGCCAGATCCGCCAGCGATTGCCCCAGTGCTCAATCGAAGTGCTGGTGCCGGACTTTCAGGGCGACGAGTCCGCCATACGTGCCGTGCTCGACGCGCGCCCGGACATCTACAATCACAACACCGAGACGGTGCCGCGCCTCTACAAGAAGGCCCGTCCGGGCGGTCGCTATGAGCGGCTGCTGGAAATCTTTCGCATCACCAAGCGCTATGCCCCGGACATCCCTACCAAGACCGGCATCATTCTCGGACTCGGTGAGACCAACGAGGAAGTGGTCGAGGTCATGAAGGACCTGCGCGCGGTAAACGTAGACATCCTCACCCTCGGCCAGTACCTGCGGCCATCCGATGGACACATCGCGCTCGACCGGTATGTCACCCCCGAAGAATTCCGCGAGCTCTACCACGCCGGCATGGCGCTCGGTTTCAAACACGTCGAGAGCGGCCCCTTGGTGCGCTCCAGCTATCACGCGTGGGAGCAAGTGCAAGCAGCTGCACTCAGTACTTAGTACCTAGAACTTAGTACTTAGTACTTAGTACTTAGTACTTGGTACTTAGTACTTGGTACTTAGTTCTCTCTCCTCCCTACTCTTCTCCCGTGCCTCCAGCGAAGTCCAAGAAGAAAGACGACTCGGCCGCCGCGCAACATGCGCTCGATCGCGAGTTGCTGTATTCCATGCTCCTCCAGCGGCGATTTGAGGAGCGGTGCGCGGAGATGTATGCTATCGGACGGATCGGTGGATTCTGTCACCTGTATATCGGGCAGGAAGCCGTCTCCACCGGCATCATCTCGCAGCTGCGTCCGGATGACTATGTCATCACCACCTATCGCGACCACGGGCAGGCACTGGCCCGCGGCATGACGCCGCGTGCGGTCATGGCGGAACTGTTCGGACGTCAGGACGGATGCGCGCGGGGCAAGGGCGGGTCGATGCACATGTTCGACAAGCAGCTCGGCTTTCTCGGCGGACACGGTATCGTGGGTGGTCACATCCCCATTGCCGCCGGTGTGGGGTTTGCCATCAAGTATCGCGGTGGCGACCAGGTGATCGTGTGCTTCATGGGGGAAGCGGCCGTGAACAACGGCGCGTTCCATGAGGCGCTCAACATGGCCGCCCTCTGGAAACTGCCGTGCCTGTTTGTCATCGAGAACAACCGCTATGGCATGGGCACCGCCGTCGAGCGCGCGTCGGCCATCAATGACATCTACCGGCGCGGTGCATCGTACGACATGCCGCGTGGCGTCGTGGACGGACAGGACGTGCACGCCGTGCGCATCGCCGCGGCCGAAGCCATCGAGCGCGCGCGGAAGGAAAGCATGTCGACCCTCCTCGAAATCCGCACGTACCGCTTCATGGGCCATTCGATGTCCGACGCGGTCAGCGGGACCTATCGCACCAAGGAGGAGCTTGAGCAGTATCTCAAGCGCGATCCCATCGTGCTGCACCGGCAACGTATGGAAGGGGCCGGAGAGATCACGGCGGCCGAAGTGGCGGCGATGGACGACGAGATCAAGAAGATCGTCCAGGAGAGCATTGACTTCGCGGAACAGAGTCCGGAGCTGCCGGTGGAAGCGCTCATGGAAGACGTCCTCGTCGAAACCACAAGCTGAGAGCGCATTCCCAATGGCCGTAATCACGTACCGCGACGCGCTCAACATGGCGCTACGCGAAGAGATGCAGCGCGACGATCGCGTCTTCCTCATGGGCGAGGAAGTCGCCGTGTATCAGGGCGCCTACAAGGTGTCGAAAGGGCTGTTGCAGGAGTTCGGCGAGATGCGCGTCGTCGACACGCCGATCACCGAGCTCGGATTCGCCGGCGTCGGCGTGGGCGCGGCGATGGTCGGGCTTCGCCCCATCATCGAGTTCATGACCTGGAACTTCGCGCTCCTCGCGATCGACCAGGTCGTCAACGCCGCCGCCAAGATGCTCTACATGTCGGGCGGGCAATTCCCGATGCCCATCGTATTTCGTGGCCCCAACGGGTCCGCGCTGCAACTGGGCGCGCAGCATTCGCAGGCGTGGGAATCGTGGCTGGCCCACATCCCCGGACTCAAGGTGGTGACTCCCGCCACGCCGTACGACGCCAAAGGGCTGCTCAAGGCCGCCATCCGCGACGACAACCCAGTGTGTTTTCTGGAAGGCGAGATGTTGTACAACACCAAGGGCGAAGTCCCCGACGACGACTACGTCATCCCCCTCGGCAAGGCGGAGCTCAAGCGCGAAGGCGAACACTGCACACTCATCTCGCACGGGAAGATGGTGCTGGTGGCGCTGCAGGCCGCCGATCAGATGGCCAAGGAAGGCATTCATTGCGATGTGGTGGATTTGCGCACCATCCGGCCAATGGACGTCGACACCATTGCCGCATCCGTGCGCAAGACCAACCGCGCTGTGGTGGTGGAGGAAGGGTGGGAAATGTGCGGCGTTGGCGCGCAGGTGGTCGACTACGTGCAGCGCTACTGCTTCGATTATCTCGATGCGCCGGTGCTGCGCGTGCATCAGGCGGATGCCCCCATGCCGTACGCCAAGAGTCTCGAGAAAGCCGCGAAGCCCGACGTCCCGAAGACGATCGCGGCCATCAAGCAAGTCCTGTACATCGACTGACCGACCATGGCGACGAAAGTGATGATGGAGGCGCTCTCTCCCACGATGGAAGAGGGGCGGCTCGTGAAGTGGCTCAAGCAGGTGGGTGATCCGGTCAAGAGCGGCGAGACCATTGCCGAAGTGGAGACCGACAAGGCCATCATGGAGCTCGTGGCGCGCGGCGAAGGGATCTTGCGCGCGCGATTGGTGGACGAAGACACGACCAGTCCCATCGGCGCCGTCATCGGCGTGATCGGCACGGCCAACGAGGACATCACCGCGTTGGTCGGCGGTGCCGCGATCATCGCACCACCATCCGCGGCCGTCGCCGTGGTCGCACCGGCCATCACCACACCGCTGGAAACCGCTCCGGGTGCCGCGCATGACGCGCCAGTGGCAGAGAGGCGCTCGTCGCCACTTGCCCGTCGTCTCGCCGCCGAGCGTGGAATTGCACTGCGGGAAATCCAAGGCAGTGGACCCAACGGGCGCGTTATTCGTCGTGACATCGAAGCCGCAGCCGCCGCGCCCGCGACCCAGTCCAGCGCGACTGCGGCGCTGCCATCGTCGCTACCAGCGGCCAAGTCAGCCCCCGTCGTGCCGACCGCCGTCACCAGTACCGCCATGCGGATCGACGGGGAGTTCAAGGACGTGGCCCTGACCCAGATCCGCAAGACGATCGCGCGGCGACTGGGCGAATCGATTGGTCCCATTCCGACGTTCTATCTCACGTCGGAAATCGACATGACGCGCGTGGTGCAGTTGCGCGAGCAGATGGTGGCCGCCGGCGATCAGTTCAAGGTGTCGGTCAACGACATCGTCATCAAAGCCGTCGCCATTGCCCTCACGCGACATCCCGAATGCAACGCGCACTGGCTGGGCGATGCCATTCGCTACTTCGCGGCAGCGCACATCGGAATGGCCGTGGCCACCGATGACGGGCTCATTGTCCCCGTCATTCGAGATGCGCACACCAAAGGCCTGGGACAGATCGGCAAGGAATCGCGTGAGCTGGCCAAGAAGGCCCGCGAACGCAAACTCGCGCCGGCCGAATACAGCGGCGGCACGTTCTCCGTGTCCAATCTCGGCATGTTCGGCATCGATCAGTTCACGGCCATCATCAATCCGCCCGAGGCCGCTATTCTGGCTGTTGGTGCCACGGAAACCAAGCCCGTCTGGGCAGACGGCGCGTTCGTTCCCAGACAGCGCATGCGGGTCACACTCAGCTGCGATCATCGGGTCATCGATGGCGCCATCGGGGCAAAATTTCTCCAGACGATTCGCCAGCTCCTGGAAGCGCCGATGATGATGCTGTTCTAGACGGACGTGCCGGCCGTCACCAATCCGGAACAGGGTATTCCGGCGTGCGGGGTGTAGCAGGGGAATCCGTTTCATTCCCGCGACGATGGTCGTCTAGGTCTGACGGTATGTTCCCTCGCACACCCTGCTGGAGCGCCTCCCTGTGATGCGATCGCTGCCCCGCCCGTTCGCTCTCCTGGCCCGAGGCGTCTCACGACATCTCGCGGATGTCTTGCGCGGCGTGCGGCCATTCCTGCTGCTGGGCGGCCTCTTGGCCGCCACGGCCTGTCAGGACACCACCGCGCCTGTTCAACAGGGCAGCATCGCGCTCGAATTCGACGGGCTGCCTGCCGGGACCTCCGGCCAGGTACGCCTGTCACGAGGGGCCAGCTCGCGCACCGCCACGGGCACCTCAACCATCGAGGGGCTCGATGCCGGTGACTGGGTGCTCAGCGCGTCCAGCGTGACCATCGACGGGGTTGTGTACGAACCGCAGCCGGCAACCGTTACCGTCAATGTGCCCGCGCGCTCGGTAGGCTCGGCGCGCGTGGTGTGGACTCCGACCTCGGGTAGCCTCCAACTCGCCGTCCTCGGACTTCCGTCCGGTACCGCCGGCGACGTACTCGTGACCGGACAGAACTTCTCCCGGGTGGTGACGGCATCTTCC
The genomic region above belongs to Gemmatimonadaceae bacterium and contains:
- the lipA gene encoding lipoyl synthase — encoded protein: MGRHRREPLPERKPQWLKVKAPGGENYLRLKHMMRDLNLHTVCQEAHCPNIGECWEHGTATFMILGDVCTRNCAYCAVSHGRPPAYDVEEPSRVAQAIAELNLRHAVITSVDRDDLPDFGSYIFAETIRQIRQRLPQCSIEVLVPDFQGDESAIRAVLDARPDIYNHNTETVPRLYKKARPGGRYERLLEIFRITKRYAPDIPTKTGIILGLGETNEEVVEVMKDLRAVNVDILTLGQYLRPSDGHIALDRYVTPEEFRELYHAGMALGFKHVESGPLVRSSYHAWEQVQAAALST
- the pdhA gene encoding pyruvate dehydrogenase (acetyl-transferring) E1 component subunit alpha is translated as MLLQRRFEERCAEMYAIGRIGGFCHLYIGQEAVSTGIISQLRPDDYVITTYRDHGQALARGMTPRAVMAELFGRQDGCARGKGGSMHMFDKQLGFLGGHGIVGGHIPIAAGVGFAIKYRGGDQVIVCFMGEAAVNNGAFHEALNMAALWKLPCLFVIENNRYGMGTAVERASAINDIYRRGASYDMPRGVVDGQDVHAVRIAAAEAIERARKESMSTLLEIRTYRFMGHSMSDAVSGTYRTKEELEQYLKRDPIVLHRQRMEGAGEITAAEVAAMDDEIKKIVQESIDFAEQSPELPVEALMEDVLVETTS
- a CDS encoding pyruvate dehydrogenase complex E1 component subunit beta, which gives rise to MTSRNRVRSCRWKRSWKTSSSKPQAESAFPMAVITYRDALNMALREEMQRDDRVFLMGEEVAVYQGAYKVSKGLLQEFGEMRVVDTPITELGFAGVGVGAAMVGLRPIIEFMTWNFALLAIDQVVNAAAKMLYMSGGQFPMPIVFRGPNGSALQLGAQHSQAWESWLAHIPGLKVVTPATPYDAKGLLKAAIRDDNPVCFLEGEMLYNTKGEVPDDDYVIPLGKAELKREGEHCTLISHGKMVLVALQAADQMAKEGIHCDVVDLRTIRPMDVDTIAASVRKTNRAVVVEEGWEMCGVGAQVVDYVQRYCFDYLDAPVLRVHQADAPMPYAKSLEKAAKPDVPKTIAAIKQVLYID
- a CDS encoding 2-oxo acid dehydrogenase subunit E2, encoding MATKVMMEALSPTMEEGRLVKWLKQVGDPVKSGETIAEVETDKAIMELVARGEGILRARLVDEDTTSPIGAVIGVIGTANEDITALVGGAAIIAPPSAAVAVVAPAITTPLETAPGAAHDAPVAERRSSPLARRLAAERGIALREIQGSGPNGRVIRRDIEAAAAAPATQSSATAALPSSLPAAKSAPVVPTAVTSTAMRIDGEFKDVALTQIRKTIARRLGESIGPIPTFYLTSEIDMTRVVQLREQMVAAGDQFKVSVNDIVIKAVAIALTRHPECNAHWLGDAIRYFAAAHIGMAVATDDGLIVPVIRDAHTKGLGQIGKESRELAKKARERKLAPAEYSGGTFSVSNLGMFGIDQFTAIINPPEAAILAVGATETKPVWADGAFVPRQRMRVTLSCDHRVIDGAIGAKFLQTIRQLLEAPMMMLF